The DNA window TGATTCATTTTAACCCCTGCAATGGTTTTCCCGTTTACTGTCACAATGCGATCTCCGGCCATTACACCCACCTTTTCAGAAGGACCTCCAGGAACAGTTGATATTACAACCACTGTATCATTATTAACGCTGAAGTGAACTCCAATGCCACTAAATTCTCCGTCCAGCGGTTCGTTAACTGCTGCCAACTTATCAGCAGGGATGTAGACTGTGTGTGGATCTAAATCCTTTGCTATGGCCTCAATTGCTTTCTCTTCCAGGTTGGCGGTGGAAACGGTGTCGACATATTCGTCGTGTATAAGCTTAATAACGTCTTCAAGCTTGTTGGAGCCCGAGTTTGGGAAGAAGAGGGTTGTGGGCGTTTGGTTTTTCTTCAGTCCGAAACCAAGAAATATTCCTATTACTACTGCAATGGCAAGCAGCAGTGGGAGCCAAATTTGACGCTTTGTATTTTGGTAGTTCATCGAGGGTGGTTTTAAAGTAATATGTGGTCAACGGTTATTCCGGCGCGCTCCAGTAGCGCAAGCCCGTCGGTATTGTGATACTTTTCAAGAAAAACAACCCGCTTTATTCCTGCCTGAATAATTAATTTAGAGCATTCGAGGCAAGGAGATGCGGTAATGTATAGGGTGGCACCATTGCTGCTGTTGTTGCTTTTGGCCACCTTGGTAATAGCGTTGGCTTCGGCGTGCAATACATAAGGTTTGGTATTTCCATCCTCATCCTCACACACATTCTCAAAACCGGATGGCGTGCCGTTATAGCCGTCGGAGATTATCATTTTTTCTTTCACAATAAGGGCACCAACTTGCCTTCTGGTGCAGTAGGAGTTGGTTGCCCAAATCTGCGCCATCTCAAGGTAGCGCTTGTCGAGTTGTACCTGTTTTTCCCCATTAGGGAAGAAGTTTGTGTCTTCCATTTTTCTTGTTTTGGGTACAAAAAAACCCTCAAAAATTGAGGGTTTAGGTTATTAATGTACCCGGAGCCGGGATCGAACCGGCACGATATTGCTACCATTGGTGTTTGAGACCAACGCGTCTACCAATTCCGCCATCCGGGCATTACATTAAGAACATTGGGTGTGCGAAGATAATTAATAGTTTCAAGCCATCAAAATATTTTTTTCTTCGCACTGTCTACCTTCCCTCTTATATTCTGCTTAACTAGTTCTAACGCTGTGGTTTTAATCCCTTCCAAATCCATACCGCATTCTCGGTAAAGGTCTGCTGGAGTGCCATGGTCGATAAATCGGTCTGGAATTCCTATTCTTACCACCCGAGGCATGCTCTCCTTGGAGCTAAAGTATTCGATTACAGCACTTCCAAAACCTCCCGCGAGGGAGCCATCCTCTATTGTGATCACATTTTGGAAACGGAGCCGAACCTCTTCTAGTATCTCCTCATCCAACGGTTTTATAAACCGCATATTGTATACTGCAACTTCAACGTCCATAAGCGATAGTTCCTCGGCGGCCTTAAGGGCAACATTACCCAAGGGACCTAGGCTGAGAATTGCCAATTGCAAACCATCGCGT is part of the Williamwhitmania sp. genome and encodes:
- a CDS encoding dCMP deaminase family protein gives rise to the protein MEDTNFFPNGEKQVQLDKRYLEMAQIWATNSYCTRRQVGALIVKEKMIISDGYNGTPSGFENVCEDEDGNTKPYVLHAEANAITKVAKSNNSSNGATLYITASPCLECSKLIIQAGIKRVVFLEKYHNTDGLALLERAGITVDHILL